One Bacillus pseudomycoides genomic region harbors:
- a CDS encoding IS6 family transposase, with product MEKENLFKWKHYQPDIILLTVRWYLRYNLSFRDLVEMMEERGLSIAHTTIMRWVHQYGPELDERVRLHLKTTNDSWRVDETYVKVKGQWMYLYRAVDSEGNTIDFYLSESRDKQAAKRFFKKALAASHICKPRVITVDKNPAYPVAIQELKEEKRMPEDIQIRQVKYLNNILEQDHRFIKKRVRSMLGFKSYETATSILSGVETMHMMEKGQLHPQVKSAQNEVRFIHKLFGIAS from the coding sequence AAATTTGTTCAAATGGAAGCACTATCAACCTGATATTATCTTATTAACGGTAAGATGGTACCTACGGTACAACCTAAGTTTTCGTGATTTGGTGGAAATGATGGAGGAACGAGGTTTGTCTATTGCTCACACCACCATTATGCGTTGGGTGCATCAATATGGACCTGAATTAGATGAAAGAGTACGACTTCATCTTAAGACAACAAATGATTCCTGGAGAGTCGATGAAACGTATGTGAAAGTAAAAGGTCAATGGATGTATTTATATCGCGCAGTCGATTCAGAAGGAAACACCATTGATTTTTATCTCAGTGAATCAAGAGATAAACAGGCAGCCAAGCGCTTTTTCAAGAAAGCCTTGGCCGCTTCTCATATTTGTAAACCTCGCGTTATAACAGTAGACAAGAACCCAGCCTATCCTGTAGCAATTCAAGAATTAAAAGAAGAGAAACGTATGCCTGAAGACATACAAATAAGGCAAGTTAAATATCTCAATAATATATTGGAACAGGATCACCGTTTCATTAAGAAACGTGTGCGGTCTATGTTAGGATTCAAGTCATATGAAACAGCCACTTCTATATTGAGTGGCGTTGAAACCATGCATATGATGGAAAAAGGACAACTTCACCCACAGGTGAAGTCTGCCCAAAATGAAGTTAGGTTCATACATAAATTGTTTGGAATTGCATCATAA
- a CDS encoding Rpn family recombination-promoting nuclease/putative transposase — translation MANELVNLRIDFAFKQLFGTSGSEEILITFLNAMLEESLESPIASLQLEDPHLHREHEDDKLSILDVSATLDTGTKVNVEIQLNNNHDMIKRSLYYWGKLYTSQLQKGMPYSSLHKTITINLLNFVMFSEYDEFHTTGILWNRQQQRMLSDDIEVHVVEIPKLMQQWREEKVNPWEDSFVRWLLLLPANEDEHLTQTLEDIAMNQDPILQKAMNKWERMSQDSSFRQAYEAREKALMDEAAKFAHARNEGKKEGLQEGIEQGVQQGKIQMIKGMNELGVPVETIAKASNLSVEEIERILEQKS, via the coding sequence ATGGCCAACGAACTAGTTAATTTACGTATTGATTTTGCTTTTAAACAATTATTTGGTACAAGTGGTAGTGAAGAAATTTTGATTACATTCTTAAATGCAATGTTGGAGGAATCTTTAGAATCACCAATTGCTTCACTACAATTAGAAGACCCGCATTTACACCGTGAACATGAGGATGATAAATTGTCCATTCTAGATGTTTCAGCTACATTAGATACGGGTACAAAAGTAAATGTAGAAATTCAGCTCAATAATAATCACGATATGATTAAACGTAGTTTGTATTATTGGGGAAAGCTATACACATCTCAATTACAAAAAGGAATGCCTTATAGTTCACTTCATAAAACCATTACCATAAACTTATTAAATTTCGTCATGTTCTCAGAATATGATGAGTTTCATACAACAGGAATACTCTGGAATAGACAACAACAAAGAATGTTGAGCGATGATATAGAGGTGCACGTTGTAGAGATTCCAAAGCTAATGCAACAATGGCGTGAAGAAAAAGTAAATCCGTGGGAGGATTCGTTTGTACGCTGGTTACTATTATTGCCAGCAAATGAAGATGAACACCTTACACAAACATTGGAGGACATTGCGATGAACCAAGATCCGATTTTACAAAAAGCAATGAATAAGTGGGAACGCATGAGTCAAGATTCTTCTTTCCGTCAAGCATATGAAGCAAGGGAAAAAGCTTTAATGGATGAGGCTGCAAAGTTTGCGCATGCACGTAATGAAGGAAAAAAAGAAGGACTTCAAGAAGGAATAGAACAAGGTGTACAACAAGGGAAAATACAAATGATTAAAGGTATGAATGAACTTGGAGTACCAGTTGAAACAATTGCAAAAGCAAGTAATTTAAGTGTAGAAGAAATTGAACGTATTTTAGAACAAAAATCATAA
- a CDS encoding IS6 family transposase, with product MKKQNLFKWKHYQPDIILLTVRWYLRYNLSFRDLVEMMEERGLFIAHTTIMRWVHQYGPELDERLRCHLKPTNDSWRVDETYVKVKGQWMYLYRSVDSKGNTIDFYLSKTRDHKAAKRFFKKALRSFHVSKLRVITVDKNPAYPMAIEELKKEKKMPVGIQIRQVKYLNNIVEQDHRFIKRRVRSMLGLKSFKTAISILSGVEAMHMMKKRQLVLMDKSVQNQKEFIHKLFGLAS from the coding sequence ATGAAAAAGCAAAATCTATTCAAGTGGAAACATTATCAACCTGATATTATTTTATTAACCGTAAGATGGTACCTACGGTACAATCTCAGTTTTCGTGATTTAGTCGAAATGATGGAAGAACGCGGACTATTTATTGCTCATACAACCATCATGCGCTGGGTTCATCAATATGGCCCTGAATTAGATGAGCGATTAAGGTGTCATCTTAAGCCAACCAATGATTCTTGGCGAGTCGATGAGACGTATGTGAAAGTCAAAGGTCAATGGATGTACCTATATCGTTCCGTTGATTCAAAAGGAAATACGATTGATTTTTATTTAAGTAAAACAAGAGATCATAAGGCTGCAAAGCGCTTTTTCAAGAAAGCTTTGCGGTCTTTTCATGTTTCAAAGCTCCGTGTTATCACAGTAGACAAGAACCCAGCCTATCCTATGGCAATTGAAGAGTTGAAGAAAGAGAAAAAGATGCCCGTAGGCATCCAAATAAGGCAGGTAAAATATCTTAATAACATTGTGGAACAAGACCACCGGTTTATTAAAAGACGAGTTCGTTCTATGTTAGGATTAAAGTCATTTAAAACAGCAATCTCTATATTGAGTGGTGTTGAAGCCATGCATATGATGAAAAAAAGGCAACTTGTTTTAATGGACAAATCTGTCCAAAACCAGAAAGAATTTATTCATAAATTGTTTGGCTTAGCTTCATAA
- a CDS encoding carboxymuconolactone decarboxylase family protein, which produces MEFEGRNTTESALLQYKHGLGLFTEKMPKLAEQFNSFTEECFKEGTLSKKVKQLVALGISLYSQDEYCIIYHTKGCIDQGASEQEILEIIGVTAAFGGGATMSQAVTLVQECMQELNELKQ; this is translated from the coding sequence ATGGAATTTGAAGGTAGAAATACTACTGAATCTGCACTTCTTCAATATAAACATGGGTTGGGTTTATTTACGGAAAAAATGCCAAAACTGGCTGAACAGTTTAATTCTTTTACAGAGGAATGCTTTAAAGAAGGTACATTATCAAAAAAAGTAAAACAATTGGTTGCTTTAGGGATAAGCCTTTACTCTCAGGATGAGTATTGCATTATTTATCACACTAAAGGATGTATAGATCAAGGAGCTTCAGAGCAGGAAATTCTTGAGATCATTGGCGTAACAGCTGCATTTGGCGGGGGAGCTACCATGAGTCAGGCGGTCACACTTGTTCAAGAATGTATGCAAGAGTTAAATGAATTAAAGCAGTGA